The following proteins are co-located in the Castanea sativa cultivar Marrone di Chiusa Pesio chromosome 8, ASM4071231v1 genome:
- the LOC142607676 gene encoding putative glutamine amidotransferase GAT1_2.1: MDISMILPRVLIVSRRTVRKKKFVDFVGEYHLDLIVRYGAVPVIIPRVSGVHMLLESFEPIHGVLLCEGEDIDPSLYDAELTGISPEELEEIRKLHASDTAIDREKDSIELRLAKLCLKRNIPYLGICRGSQVLNVACGGTLYQDLEKELSKICTDGSERVSHLNYEDYDGHRHAVRVVEDTPLHHWFEDSLEDEKMEIMVNSYHHQGVKRLAQRFVPMAFAPDGLVEGFYDPDAYNPKEGKFIMGLQFHPERMRHPSSDNFDYPGCSSAYQEFVKAVIAHEKKLNCSAYVPKAPKLNQELIAGSEFLEANTALSLQQENRLKQMGATVRNSSMYLERLMKNEERERVARIIMEKMSIEQLSDLMSLYQMMGRKCSEELEKKLQDLMKEEN, from the exons ATGGACATATCAATGATTCTACCAAGGGTTCTCATTGTGTCTCGGCGAACTGTTCGCAAGAAAAAGTTTGTTGATTTTGTGG GCGAATACCATCTAGATCTCATTGTAAGATATGGTGCAGTGCCTGTGATTATCCCAAGAGTCAGTGGAGTCCACATGCTACTTGAAAGCTTTGAACCTATACATGGAGTTCTTCTTTGTGAAGGAGAAGATATTGATCCATCCCTTTATGATGCAGAATTGACTGGTATTTCCCCTGAGGAACTTGAAGAAATTAGGAAACTACACGCAAGTGATACTGCCATTGATAGAGAGAAAGACTCCATTGAACTAAGACTCGCAAAGCTGTGCCTCAAGAGAAATATACCATACTTGGGAATATGTAGGGGGTCACAAGTCCTCAATGTGGCATGTGGGGGTACCCTTTATCAAGATTTAGAGAAAGAGCTATCAAAGATATGTACTGATGGGAGTGAAAGAGTGAGTCATTTGAACTATGAAGATTATGATGGGCATCGCCACGCGGTGAGGGTTGTGGAGGATACCCCTTTGCATCACTGGTTTGAGGATTCTTTAGAAGATGAAAAAATGGAAATCATGGTGAATAGTTATCACCATCAAGGTGTTAAGAGATTAGCTCAGCGATTTGTTCCCATGGCTTTTGCTCCAGACGGCTTGGTTGAAGGATTTTATGACCCCGATGCTTATAATCCCAAAGAGGGCAAGTTCATCATGGGTCTTCAATTTCATCCAGAGCGAATGCGACATCCAAGTTCTGATAATTTTGATTATCCAGGATGCTCATCTGCATATCAG GAATTTGTGAAAGCAGTGATTGCTCATGAGAAGAAGCTTAATTGCTCAGCATATGTGCCAAAGGCTCCAAAGCTCAATCAGGAATTGATAGCTGGATCTGAGTTTCTTGAG GCGAACACAGCATTGAGTTTGCAGCAAGAGAATAGGCTAAAGCAGATGGGTGCAACAGTGAGGAATTCATCGATGTACCTTGAGAGACTGATGAAGAATGAGGAAAGGGAAAGAGTTGCAAGGATCATAATGGAGAAGATGTCAATAGAACAGTTATCTGATTTAATGTCATTGTACCAAATGATGGGCCGAAAATGTTCAGAGGAGTTAGAGAAAAAGCTTCAAGACctaatgaaagaagaaaactGA